In Arachis hypogaea cultivar Tifrunner chromosome 2, arahy.Tifrunner.gnm2.J5K5, whole genome shotgun sequence, a genomic segment contains:
- the LOC112733128 gene encoding putative disease resistance protein At3g14460 isoform X1: MLTMLPNGMYKLVNLRHLDIRGTRLKEMPKGMGKLKLLHILSYYIVGKSKDNGIQELGGILNLHASLEIRKLENVVDANQARNARIIDKKHIEELLLEWSLSSGDDMVSDAQTERDILHSLQPHSGLKKFRIEGYKGKIFSDWIGHSLYQNMTSVSLKSCKNCCMLPSLGQLPSLKSLSIKSFGELKSIGKEFYKNEGHQHSSPIAPFPSLETLEFDEMSCWEEWHLPDSEAFPQLNSLQIRECRMLKGDMVNQVLMRIVSSSSNVSKVRQLEIREGLHQKMTLDRDSLSIRIFKSVVSLGGNCLPKSLQTLKIRGRQIELFQQQHKYDLVDLRIYSSCDSLTSLSLDAFPNLENLEIIECSNLESVSMSEPPHAALQRLTISNCPQFVSFPQEGLATPNLTDLDVNGCSKLEALPRDMNSLLPNLQYLDIRGCPNICRLPDGGLPPNLKELVVGDCEEQERGLSWLGNLDNLTYLMIVGGIKSRIKSYPEVGWLPRLPSLTTLHIQDVFTLETLDCNELLRLTSLQQLHIENCWRLENMEGEKLPPSLLILEIDCCGLLGKHIENKHRRIWPKISHIPTISLNKRILDSNTLELSKAEGSIEECAFSKFWKSVKQHFSASSSC; the protein is encoded by the coding sequence ATGTTGACTATGCTGCCCAATGGCATGTATAAGCTTGTGAATTTGCGGCATCTTGATATAAGAGGTACTCGTCTGAAAGAAATGCCAAAAGGAATGGGCAAATTAAAACTGTTGCACATTTTAAGTTACTACATCGTAGGCAAGTCTAAAGACAACGGAATCCAAGAGTTAGGAGGGATTTTAAATCTTCATGCATCACTTGAGATTCGGAAGTTGGAGAATGTGGTTGATGCCAATCAGGCAAGGAATGCAAGGATAATAGATAAGAAGCACATTGAGGAGTTATTGTTGGAATGGTCTCTGTCTTCAGGTGATGATATGGTTTCAGATGCACAAACTGAAAGAGATATACTCCACAGTTTGCAACCTCACAGTGGCTTGAAAAAGTTTAGAATCGAGGGATACAAAGGTAAAATATTTTCAGATTGGATTGGGCATTCCTTGTACCAAAACATGACAAGTGTATCTCTCAAGTCTTGCAAGAATTGCTGCATGCTGCCTTCACTTGGACAGCTGCCATCTCTTAAGTCCCTGAGCATCAAAAGTTTTGGTGAGCTGAAGAGCATTGGCAAGGAGTTTTACAAGAATGAAGGCCATCAACATTCTTCGCCTATTGCACCGTTTCCCTCACTCGAGACATTGGAATTTGATGAGATGTCATGTTGGGAGGAGTGGCACTTACCTGACTCAGAAGCCTTTCCACAGCTTAATAGCCTTCAAATAAGAGAGTGTCGAATGTTAAAGGGAGATATGGTTAATCAGGTATTGATGAGAATTGTTTCTTCCTCGTCGAATGTTTCCAAAGTGCGCCAACTGGAAATACGAGAAGGACTGCATCAAAAGATGACACTTGATCGGGATAGTTTATCAATTAGAATATTTAAATCTGTGGTATCGTTAGGGGGAAATTGTTTACCCAAATCTTTGCAAACGCTCAAAATCCGGGGCAGACAAATTGAATTATTCCAGCAACAACACAAGTATGATTTGGTAGATCTACGAATATATTCTAGCTGTGATTCACTGACCTCATTGTCGTTGGATGCTTTTCCCAATCTCGAGAATCTGGAGATAATAGAGTGTTCAAATCTGGAATCAGTTTCAATGTCAGAGCCACCACACGCTGCTCTTCAACGTCTCACCATCTCTAACTGCCCCCAATTTGTGTCATTTCCCCAAGAAGGACTGGCTACACCCAACCTGACTGATCTCGATGTTAACGGGTGCTCGAAGTTGGAGGCATTACCACGTGACATGAATAGTCTTCTCCCAAATTTACAGTATCTTGACATACGAGGTTGCCCAAACATTTGTAGGTTGCCAGATGGTGGTTTGCCGCCTAACCTGAAAGAGCTTGTTGTAGGAGATTGCGAGGAACAAGAGAGGGGTCTATCATGGTTGGGCAATTTAGACAACCTCACTTATCTCATGATTGTTGGTGGCATTAAGAGCAGAATAAAGTCATACCCAGAGGTGGGTTGGCTGCCTCGCCTTCCCTCCCTTACCACTCTACATATCCAAGACGTTTTCACTCTGGAGACATTGGACTGCAATGAGCTTCTCCGCCTCACCTCCCTTCAACAATTGCACATTGAGAACTGTTGGAGGCTGGAGAATATGGAAGGAGAAAAGCTCCCTCCCTCTCTCTTAATACTCGAAATTGACTGCTGTGGTTTGCTGGGCAAACACATCGAGAACAAGCATCGacgaatttggcccaaaatttccCACATCCCCACCATATCATTGAATAAGAGGATTCTGGATTCGAATACGCTGGAGTTGTCAAAAGCAGAGGGAAGCATTGAGGAGTGCGCTTTTTCCAAATTCTGGAAGTCTGTTAAGCAGCACTTTTCAGCCTCATCATCATGTTAA
- the LOC112733128 gene encoding putative disease resistance RPP13-like protein 1 isoform X2: MLCKHYCNTIALSSLHSENPITHRLICCCCYLHHIMAEALVVGALVSGFANVVLDRLISSEFVNLVVGKKLDRKLVDRLKTAILAAKVLAADAEQKQFGNELVREWLDSLRDALYTADDLLDRVCTKAQIRSKVRTRLPHFLDLSSREMVTKIEEVVERIEDLEKRKDTLGLKEISTDSSSWRPPSTSLVKGNVFGRDGDQQALIQMLNDNNHHGLSVISIVGMGGVGKTTLAQWLYNNQDLMDGVDLKAWICVSENFDVVETTKDVIKGISSGVCSLDSFDLLQRDLKDKLSQKKFFVVMYGAKMLISGIVLSPLFNMGVREALFF; encoded by the coding sequence ATGCTTTGCAAGCATTATTGCAATACTATTGCTCTCTCTTCGTTACATTCTGAAAATCCAATCACTCACCGATTAATTTGCTGTTGTTGTTATCTGCATCATATCATGGCTGAAGCACTTGTTGTTGGAGCTTTAGTTTCTGGCTTCGCCAACGTTGTTCTTGACCGGCTCATTTCTTCTGAGTTTGTCAACTTGGTGGTGGGCAAGAAGCTGGATCGGAAGTTGGTTGACAGGCTGAAGACTGCTATCTTGGCTGCTAAAGTTCTGGCTGCTGACGCTGAGCAGAAGCAGTTTGGAAACGAACTCGTCAGGGAATGGCTTGATAGTCTCAGGGATGCTCTCTACACTGCTGATGACTTGCTGGACCGTGTCTGCACCAAAGCTCAAATTCGCAGCAAGGTACGCACTCGGCTTCCTCACTTCCTTGATCTGTCTAGTAGGGAGATGGTGACTAAGATAGAAGAGGTGGTTGAAAGAATAGAAGATCTTGAGAAACGCAAAGATAcccttggtctcaaagagatttCAACGGATAGCTCCTCATGGAGACCTCCATCCACTTCTCTTGTCAAGGGGAATGTGTTCGGCAGGGATGGTGACCAACAGGCACTAATCCAGATGCTCAATGACAACAATCATCATGGCTTGTCCGTCATCTCTATTGTTGGTATGGGCGGGGTTGGTAAAACTACTTTAGCACAATGGCTCTACAACAATCAGGATTTGATGGACGGGGTTGATCTGAAAGCATGGATTTGTGTTTCTGAAAATTTTGATGTTGTTGAGACTACAAAAGATGTTATAAAGGGGATCTCTTCGGGTGTTTGTAGTCTTGACAGCTTTGATTTACTTCAACGAGATTTGAAGGATAAACTGTCACAAAAGAAGTTCTTCGTTGTGATGTATGGAGCGAAGATGCTGATAAGTGGAATAGTTTTATCACCCCTTTTCAACATGGGAGTAAGGGAAGCACTATTCTTCTAA